Proteins encoded by one window of Vibrio panuliri:
- a CDS encoding amino acid ABC transporter permease → MTGCTDYQWGWYVLDPSTEQGRTNLSFLLAGFNDTIQISLISMVLAMSLGLIVALPALSKSKPLLWLNRIYVEVIRAIPVLVLLLWVYYGMPTLMDISLNHFWAGVIALTIAESAFMAEVFRGGIQAINRGQHEAAESLGLDYWRKMRLIILPQALRQILPPLGNQFVYILKMSSLVSVIGLSDLTRRANELVVNEYLPLEIYTFLVLEYLVLILLVSQAVRWLEKRIAIPSY, encoded by the coding sequence ATGACAGGATGTACGGATTACCAATGGGGCTGGTACGTACTCGATCCAAGTACTGAACAAGGGAGAACGAATCTTTCTTTCCTACTTGCTGGATTTAACGACACGATTCAAATCTCGTTAATTAGCATGGTATTAGCGATGTCTTTGGGACTCATTGTTGCCTTACCTGCCCTATCAAAGAGCAAACCTCTTCTGTGGTTGAATCGAATCTATGTCGAAGTCATTCGGGCCATTCCTGTATTGGTACTGCTGTTATGGGTCTACTACGGTATGCCGACACTTATGGATATCTCACTTAACCATTTTTGGGCCGGCGTGATAGCGCTTACTATCGCGGAAAGTGCTTTTATGGCGGAAGTATTCCGTGGAGGGATTCAAGCCATTAATCGCGGTCAGCATGAAGCTGCCGAATCACTCGGCTTAGATTATTGGCGTAAGATGCGGTTGATTATTTTACCTCAGGCACTACGACAAATTTTACCGCCGCTGGGTAATCAATTTGTCTATATTCTCAAGATGAGTTCTCTAGTCAGCGTGATTGGTTTAAGCGATCTCACTAGACGCGCCAATGAGTTAGTCGTTAATGAGTACTTACCTTTGGAAATCTATACTTTCCTCGTATTGGAATATCTCGTGTTAATACTGCTTGTATCTCAAGCTGTGCGCTGGCTTGAAAAACGTATTGCGATTCCTAGCTATTAA
- a CDS encoding transporter substrate-binding domain-containing protein codes for MRHFVTIILFSLLAFTQVAYAQSRLHDILDKGVLRVGTTGDWNPMTMKDPATNSYRGFDIDVTTELAKDLGVQVEYVATDWKTLVNGITANKYDITGSASLNMSRAKVAGYSQPYFYLAFVPVVQKKDLAKFSEWGDFDKPEVKVAATLGTVQEKMVKEFFPSAKHIVIEAPARDFQELLARRADVSVTSNVEAATLVEKFNQLAIVPVEEPRKPTPIAMLLPQDDQVWINYINHWVELKKTQGFFKATAEKWGLQSL; via the coding sequence ATGAGACATTTCGTAACCATCATACTGTTCAGCTTACTCGCGTTTACCCAGGTTGCTTATGCGCAAAGTCGCTTGCATGACATTTTAGATAAAGGTGTATTAAGAGTGGGCACAACTGGGGATTGGAATCCAATGACGATGAAGGATCCCGCGACTAATAGTTACCGTGGTTTTGATATTGATGTCACCACCGAGTTGGCAAAAGATCTTGGTGTTCAAGTTGAATATGTCGCCACCGATTGGAAAACATTGGTGAATGGGATTACGGCGAATAAATATGACATCACAGGTAGTGCATCACTCAATATGTCACGCGCCAAAGTTGCTGGTTACAGCCAACCCTATTTCTATCTTGCTTTTGTGCCTGTGGTGCAAAAGAAAGACTTAGCCAAGTTTAGTGAGTGGGGGGATTTTGATAAACCTGAAGTCAAAGTCGCAGCGACTTTAGGCACAGTGCAAGAGAAAATGGTCAAGGAGTTCTTCCCATCGGCAAAGCACATTGTCATTGAAGCTCCGGCGCGAGACTTCCAAGAGCTGCTTGCTCGTCGTGCGGATGTGTCAGTGACTTCTAATGTTGAGGCGGCGACGCTGGTGGAGAAGTTTAATCAACTCGCCATCGTACCTGTGGAAGAGCCACGTAAACCAACCCCAATCGCGATGTTGCTACCGCAAGACGATCAGGTGTGGATTAACTATATTAACCACTGGGTTGAGCTAAAGAAAACTCAAGGCTTCTTTAAAGCGACAGCAGAAAAGTGGGGGCTGCAAAGTCTTTGA
- the atpA gene encoding F0F1 ATP synthase subunit alpha — MQLNSTEISELIKQRIESFEVVSEARNEGTIVSVSDGIIRIHGLADVMQGEMIELPGGRYALALNLERDSVGAVVMGPYADLKEGMKVTGTGRILEVPVGPELLGRVVNTLGEPIDGKGPIEAKLTSPVEVIAPGVIDRKSVDQPVQTGYKSVDSMIPIGRGQRELIIGDRQTGKTAMAIDAIINQKDSGIFSIYVAIGQKASTIANVVRKLEEHGALANTIVVVASASESAALQYLAPYAGCAMGEYFRDRGEDALIIYDDLSKQAVAYRQISLLLKRPPGREAFPGDVFYLHSRLLERAARVNEEYVERFTNGEVKGKTGSLTALPIIETQAGDVSAFVPTNVISITDGQIFLQTELFNAGVRPAVDPGISVSRVGGSAQTKIIKKLSGGIRTALAQYRELAAFAQFSSDLDDATKKQLDHGQKVTELMKQKQYAPFSVFDQSLVIFAAERGYLADVELNKLLDFEAALLSYARGQYAEFAAEIDKTGAYNDEIEAQLKKLTDDFVATQTW, encoded by the coding sequence ATGCAACTTAATTCCACGGAAATTAGCGAACTGATCAAACAACGTATCGAATCTTTCGAGGTTGTGAGTGAAGCTCGTAACGAGGGTACTATCGTATCGGTAAGCGATGGTATCATCCGCATTCACGGCCTAGCGGACGTGATGCAAGGTGAAATGATTGAATTACCGGGTGGCCGTTATGCACTAGCACTTAACCTTGAGCGTGACTCGGTTGGTGCGGTTGTAATGGGCCCATATGCTGACCTTAAGGAAGGCATGAAAGTTACAGGTACTGGCCGCATTCTTGAAGTGCCAGTTGGTCCAGAACTACTAGGTCGCGTAGTGAACACACTAGGTGAGCCTATCGATGGTAAAGGTCCAATCGAAGCGAAATTGACTTCACCTGTAGAAGTAATCGCACCAGGTGTAATCGACCGTAAATCGGTAGACCAACCTGTACAAACTGGTTATAAGTCAGTTGACTCAATGATCCCAATCGGTCGTGGTCAGCGTGAGCTTATCATCGGTGACCGCCAAACTGGTAAAACAGCAATGGCGATCGATGCGATCATCAACCAGAAAGACTCTGGTATTTTCTCAATCTACGTAGCTATTGGTCAGAAAGCTTCTACCATCGCTAACGTAGTACGCAAACTAGAAGAGCATGGCGCACTAGCGAACACTATCGTTGTTGTGGCATCTGCTTCTGAGTCTGCTGCACTGCAATACCTAGCGCCATACGCTGGTTGTGCAATGGGTGAATACTTCCGCGATCGCGGTGAAGACGCACTGATTATTTACGATGACCTATCGAAACAAGCAGTAGCTTACCGTCAGATCTCTCTACTACTAAAACGTCCACCAGGCCGTGAGGCATTCCCAGGTGACGTATTCTACTTACACTCTCGTCTACTAGAGCGTGCAGCTCGTGTAAACGAAGAGTATGTAGAGCGTTTCACTAACGGTGAAGTGAAAGGTAAGACTGGTTCTTTAACTGCTCTTCCTATCATCGAAACTCAAGCAGGTGACGTTTCAGCATTCGTACCGACTAACGTAATCTCGATTACTGATGGTCAGATCTTCCTACAAACTGAGCTATTCAACGCAGGTGTACGTCCAGCAGTTGACCCAGGTATCTCAGTATCTCGTGTAGGTGGTTCGGCACAGACGAAAATCATCAAGAAGCTATCTGGCGGTATCCGTACTGCACTAGCTCAATACCGTGAACTAGCGGCATTCGCACAGTTCTCGTCTGATCTTGATGACGCAACGAAGAAACAGCTAGACCACGGTCAAAAAGTAACTGAGCTAATGAAGCAGAAGCAATACGCTCCATTCTCAGTATTTGATCAATCTCTAGTTATCTTCGCGGCAGAGCGCGGTTACCTAGCAGACGTTGAACTAAACAAACTGCTAGATTTCGAAGCGGCTCTACTATCGTACGCTCGCGGTCAATACGCTGAATTTGCAGCTGAGATCGACAAGACGGGTGCTTACAACGATGAAATCGAAGCTCAGTTGAAGAAACTGACTGACGACTTCGTAGCAACCCAAACTTGGTAA
- a CDS encoding F0F1 ATP synthase subunit epsilon gives MAPITFHLDVVSAEKKLFSGRVETFQVTGSEGELGIFHGHTPLLTAIKPGMVRIVKQHGHEEFIYVSGGMVEVQPGTATVLADTAIRGEDLDAAKAEEAKRRAEENIQNQHGDMDFAQAASELAKAIAQLRVIELTKKHR, from the coding sequence ATGGCACCAATAACCTTTCATCTAGACGTAGTAAGCGCTGAGAAGAAACTCTTCTCTGGTCGCGTAGAAACGTTTCAGGTGACCGGTAGCGAAGGTGAGCTGGGTATTTTCCACGGCCACACTCCGCTGCTGACCGCTATTAAGCCTGGTATGGTGCGTATTGTGAAACAGCACGGCCACGAAGAGTTCATTTATGTCTCTGGTGGTATGGTAGAAGTTCAGCCTGGTACAGCGACTGTACTGGCTGATACCGCTATCCGTGGTGAAGATCTAGACGCAGCGAAGGCAGAAGAAGCTAAGCGTCGCGCTGAGGAGAATATCCAGAATCAGCACGGCGACATGGACTTCGCACAAGCGGCCAGTGAACTGGCTAAAGCCATTGCTCAGCTACGAGTTATCGAGCTGACCAAAAAACACCGTTAA
- the atpG gene encoding F0F1 ATP synthase subunit gamma — MAGAKEIRNKIGSVKSTQKITKAMEMVAASKMRRSQDAMGASRPYAETMRKVIGHVANANLEYRHPYLEEREAKRVGYIIISTDRGLCGGLNINVFKNALVDMQAWKEKGAEVELALVGSKGTGFFKSSGAKVAAQVSGLGDQPSLEDLIGSVSVMLKKYDDGELDRLYVVYNKFVNTMIQQPTIDQLLPLPKSDSEEMQREHSWDYIYEPEPKPLLDTLLVRYVESQVYQGVVENLACEQAARMIAMKAATDNATSLIEDLELVYNKARQAAITQELSEIVGGAAAV; from the coding sequence ATGGCCGGCGCAAAAGAGATACGTAATAAAATCGGTAGTGTTAAAAGCACGCAGAAAATTACGAAAGCGATGGAAATGGTAGCAGCTTCAAAAATGCGTCGTTCTCAAGATGCAATGGGAGCTTCTCGTCCATACGCTGAAACAATGCGTAAAGTGATCGGTCATGTGGCTAACGCAAACCTAGAGTACCGTCATCCGTACCTAGAAGAGCGTGAAGCTAAGCGTGTTGGTTACATCATTATTTCTACAGACCGTGGCCTGTGTGGTGGCTTGAACATTAACGTGTTCAAAAATGCCCTAGTTGATATGCAGGCATGGAAAGAGAAAGGTGCTGAAGTGGAACTGGCGTTAGTTGGTTCTAAAGGCACTGGCTTTTTCAAAAGCAGTGGCGCAAAAGTTGCCGCTCAGGTATCTGGCCTTGGTGATCAACCAAGTCTAGAAGACCTTATCGGTTCTGTAAGCGTAATGCTGAAGAAATACGATGATGGTGAACTGGATCGTCTATATGTGGTTTACAACAAGTTTGTAAACACCATGATTCAGCAACCAACGATCGATCAATTGCTACCTTTGCCTAAATCGGACAGCGAAGAGATGCAGCGTGAGCACTCATGGGACTACATCTATGAGCCTGAGCCAAAGCCTCTATTGGACACACTATTAGTGCGTTACGTAGAGTCTCAGGTTTACCAAGGTGTAGTAGAAAACCTTGCTTGTGAGCAAGCGGCCCGAATGATTGCGATGAAAGCTGCAACGGATAACGCGACCAGCTTGATTGAAGATCTAGAACTTGTGTACAACAAAGCCCGTCAGGCTGCGATCACACAAGAACTATCGGAAATCGTTGGCGGCGCTGCTGCGGTTTAA
- the atpF gene encoding F0F1 ATP synthase subunit B, giving the protein MNMNATLLGQAISFALFVWFCMKYVWPPIMDAIEERQKKIADGLQAAERAAKDLNLAQANASDQLKEAKRTATEIIEQANKRKAQILDEAREEAQVERQNILTQAEAELEAERNRARDELRKQVATLAVAGAEKILERSIDKDAHKDILDNITAKL; this is encoded by the coding sequence GTGAACATGAACGCAACTCTGCTAGGTCAAGCAATCTCGTTTGCATTGTTTGTGTGGTTCTGCATGAAGTATGTATGGCCACCAATCATGGATGCGATTGAAGAACGTCAGAAGAAAATTGCTGATGGTCTTCAAGCTGCTGAACGTGCAGCTAAAGACTTGAACCTAGCTCAAGCAAACGCTTCTGATCAGTTGAAAGAAGCGAAGCGCACAGCAACTGAGATCATTGAGCAAGCGAACAAGCGTAAAGCTCAAATTCTAGATGAAGCTCGCGAGGAAGCTCAGGTTGAACGCCAGAACATCCTTACTCAAGCAGAAGCTGAACTAGAAGCTGAACGCAACCGCGCGCGCGATGAGCTGCGCAAACAAGTTGCAACTCTGGCTGTAGCTGGTGCTGAGAAAATCCTAGAGCGCTCTATTGATAAAGACGCGCACAAAGATATTCTCGACAACATTACTGCAAAACTTTAA
- the atpB gene encoding F0F1 ATP synthase subunit A, producing MAAPGEALTASGYITHHLTALSFESLGLMEPGNFWNVHIDSLFFSWFTGLIFLGIFYKVAKKSTVGVPGKLQCAVEMIVEFVADNVKDTFHGRNPLIAPLALTIFCWVFLMNLLDLVPIDFVPYPAEHWLGIPYLKIVPTTDVNITMAMALGVFALMIYYSIKIKGLGGFAKELALHPFNHPVMIPFNLLIEVVSLLAKPLSLGMRLFGNMFAGEVVFILCAAMLPWYLQWLGSLPWAIFHILIITIQAFVFMMLTIVYLSMAHEDSDH from the coding sequence ATGGCTGCGCCAGGTGAAGCGCTAACTGCATCCGGATATATTACCCACCACCTTACTGCGCTCTCATTTGAGAGTTTAGGTTTGATGGAACCAGGTAATTTCTGGAATGTACATATCGATAGCCTGTTTTTTTCTTGGTTTACTGGTTTAATCTTCCTAGGAATTTTTTACAAAGTAGCGAAGAAATCAACAGTAGGTGTACCAGGTAAGCTTCAGTGTGCTGTTGAAATGATCGTAGAATTTGTCGCTGATAACGTCAAAGATACGTTCCATGGACGCAACCCTCTGATAGCGCCTTTAGCACTAACTATCTTTTGTTGGGTATTCCTAATGAACCTATTGGACTTAGTGCCAATCGACTTCGTTCCGTATCCAGCAGAACATTGGTTAGGTATTCCTTATCTAAAAATAGTACCTACCACTGATGTGAATATCACCATGGCTATGGCACTAGGCGTTTTTGCCTTGATGATTTACTACAGCATCAAGATCAAAGGTCTAGGCGGCTTTGCAAAGGAATTAGCATTACATCCATTCAATCACCCTGTAATGATTCCGTTCAACCTACTGATTGAAGTAGTATCGCTACTAGCGAAACCTCTTTCACTTGGTATGCGTTTGTTCGGTAACATGTTTGCAGGTGAGGTTGTATTTATTCTTTGTGCGGCAATGCTACCATGGTACTTACAATGGTTGGGCTCACTTCCGTGGGCGATATTCCACATATTGATTATTACGATTCAAGCTTTCGTGTTCATGATGTTAACAATTGTTTATCTATCAATGGCTCACGAAGACAGTGATCATTAA
- the atpD gene encoding F0F1 ATP synthase subunit beta translates to MATGKIVQIIGAVVDVEFPQSEVPSVYDALNVTESKERLVLEVQQQLGGGVVRCIVMGSSDGLRRGVEVVNTGAPISVPVGTKTLGRIMNVLGDAIDERGEIGAEELYSIHREAPSYEEQSNETALLETGVKVIDLICPFAKGGKIGLFGGAGVGKTVNMMELINNIALQHSGLSVFAGVGERTREGNDFYYEMQEAGVVNVEKPEESKVAMVYGQMNEPPGNRLRVALTGLTMAERFRDEGRDVLLFIDNIYRYTLAGTEVSALLGRMPSAVGYQPTLAEEMGVLQERITSTKQGSITSVQAVYVPADDLTDPSPATTFAHLDATVVLSRNIAAMGLYPAIDPLDSTSRMLDPLVVGQEHYDVARGVQQTLQRYKELKDIIAILGMDELSESDKQVVSRARKIERFLTQPYHVAEVFTGDPGIYVPLKETLRGFKGLLAGDYDDIPEQSFMYCGTIDDAIENAKKL, encoded by the coding sequence ATGGCTACAGGTAAGATCGTACAGATCATCGGTGCGGTAGTCGACGTAGAGTTCCCACAGAGCGAAGTACCTAGTGTATATGACGCTCTAAACGTTACGGAATCAAAAGAACGTCTAGTTCTTGAGGTTCAACAACAGCTAGGCGGTGGCGTAGTTCGTTGTATCGTAATGGGTAGCTCAGATGGTTTACGTCGTGGAGTTGAAGTAGTTAACACTGGCGCTCCAATCTCAGTACCAGTAGGTACTAAAACCCTAGGTCGTATCATGAACGTTCTAGGTGACGCAATTGACGAGCGTGGCGAAATCGGTGCGGAAGAGCTTTACTCTATCCACCGTGAAGCGCCAAGCTACGAAGAGCAATCAAACGAAACAGCACTTCTTGAAACTGGCGTTAAAGTAATCGACCTAATTTGTCCATTCGCTAAGGGTGGTAAAATCGGTCTATTCGGTGGTGCAGGTGTAGGTAAGACCGTTAACATGATGGAACTTATCAACAACATCGCACTACAACACTCTGGTCTTTCAGTATTTGCCGGTGTAGGTGAGCGTACTCGTGAGGGTAACGACTTCTACTACGAAATGCAGGAAGCTGGCGTTGTTAACGTTGAGAAGCCAGAAGAATCAAAAGTAGCGATGGTTTACGGTCAGATGAACGAGCCACCAGGCAACCGTCTACGTGTTGCACTGACGGGTCTAACGATGGCAGAACGTTTCCGTGACGAAGGTCGTGACGTACTACTGTTCATCGATAACATCTACCGTTACACACTTGCTGGTACAGAGGTTTCGGCACTTCTAGGTCGTATGCCTTCAGCGGTAGGTTACCAGCCAACGCTAGCGGAAGAAATGGGTGTTCTACAGGAACGTATCACGTCAACTAAGCAAGGTTCTATCACGTCTGTACAGGCGGTATACGTACCTGCGGATGACTTGACTGACCCATCTCCAGCAACCACGTTCGCGCACTTGGATGCAACGGTTGTACTTAGCCGTAACATCGCAGCGATGGGTCTATACCCTGCGATCGACCCACTAGATTCTACATCTCGTATGCTAGATCCTTTGGTTGTTGGTCAAGAGCACTATGATGTTGCGCGTGGCGTTCAGCAAACTCTTCAGCGCTACAAAGAGCTGAAAGATATCATTGCGATCCTAGGTATGGACGAGCTATCTGAATCAGATAAGCAAGTTGTATCTCGTGCACGTAAGATTGAGCGTTTCCTAACTCAGCCTTACCACGTAGCGGAAGTATTTACTGGCGACCCAGGCATCTACGTACCTCTTAAAGAGACTCTACGTGGCTTTAAAGGTCTACTAGCTGGTGATTACGATGACATTCCAGAGCAATCGTTCATGTACTGCGGTACGATCGATGACGCTATCGAGAATGCTAAGAAGCTATAA
- the glmU gene encoding bifunctional UDP-N-acetylglucosamine diphosphorylase/glucosamine-1-phosphate N-acetyltransferase GlmU — protein sequence MKFSAVILAAGKGTRMYSNMPKVLHTLAGKPMAKHVIDTCAGLGAQNIHLVYGHGGDQMQTVLADEPVNWVLQAEQLGTGHAVDQASAQFEDDEKILVLYGDVPLISSETVENLLDAQPTGGIALLTVVLDNPMGYGRIVRKNGPVVAIVEQKDATDEQKLIKEINTGVMVATGGDLKRWLAGLNNNNAQGEYYLTDIIAAAHDEGRAVEAVHPVNPIEVEGVNDRAQLARLERAFQSMQAQKLLEQGVMLRDPARFDLRGALQCGLDVEIDVNVIIEGSVSLGDNVKIGAGCVLKDCEIDDNTIVRPYSVIEGATVGEECTVGPFTRLRPGAELLNDAHVGNFVEVKNTRLGEGSKANHLTYLGDAEIGQRVNVGAGVITCNYDGANKFKTIIGDDVFVGSDSQLIAPVSIANGATIGAGTTLSKDVAEGELVITRAKERKITGWQRPVKNK from the coding sequence ATGAAATTTAGTGCTGTAATTCTTGCTGCGGGCAAAGGGACTCGCATGTATTCAAACATGCCTAAGGTTTTGCACACACTCGCTGGCAAACCGATGGCGAAACACGTAATTGATACATGTGCGGGCTTGGGTGCGCAGAATATTCATTTGGTCTACGGTCACGGTGGCGATCAAATGCAAACAGTACTCGCCGACGAACCCGTCAATTGGGTGTTGCAAGCTGAGCAGCTCGGCACCGGTCACGCCGTGGATCAAGCTTCGGCTCAATTTGAAGATGATGAAAAGATCCTAGTTCTTTATGGTGATGTGCCATTGATCTCTTCTGAAACGGTAGAGAACTTGTTAGATGCGCAACCAACGGGTGGTATTGCCTTACTAACCGTTGTTCTGGACAACCCAATGGGGTACGGACGTATCGTTCGTAAGAATGGTCCGGTGGTAGCGATCGTTGAACAAAAAGATGCGACGGATGAACAGAAACTGATTAAAGAGATCAACACTGGTGTAATGGTTGCAACAGGTGGGGATCTTAAACGCTGGCTGGCTGGCCTAAACAACAACAATGCGCAAGGTGAATACTATCTAACGGATATTATCGCTGCGGCGCATGATGAAGGTCGCGCAGTTGAAGCGGTGCACCCAGTTAACCCGATTGAAGTTGAAGGGGTAAATGATCGTGCACAACTCGCTCGTCTTGAACGCGCGTTCCAATCCATGCAAGCGCAAAAACTGCTAGAACAAGGTGTGATGCTGCGCGATCCGGCGCGTTTTGACCTACGTGGTGCACTGCAATGCGGTCTAGATGTCGAGATTGATGTTAACGTTATTATTGAAGGCTCGGTGTCATTGGGTGATAACGTGAAGATTGGTGCAGGTTGTGTACTGAAAGATTGTGAGATTGACGACAACACCATCGTTCGCCCATACAGCGTGATTGAAGGCGCGACGGTTGGTGAAGAGTGTACCGTTGGTCCATTTACACGTCTGCGCCCTGGCGCTGAGCTACTTAACGATGCGCACGTGGGTAACTTTGTTGAAGTGAAGAACACTCGTCTTGGTGAAGGTTCAAAAGCCAACCATCTTACTTATTTAGGTGATGCTGAAATTGGTCAACGCGTGAATGTGGGTGCAGGTGTGATTACTTGCAACTACGATGGTGCCAATAAGTTTAAAACCATCATCGGTGATGACGTGTTTGTTGGCTCTGATAGCCAACTGATTGCGCCTGTAAGCATTGCCAATGGTGCAACCATTGGTGCTGGTACGACATTGAGTAAAGACGTCGCTGAGGGAGAGCTTGTGATTACTCGTGCTAAAGAGCGTAAAATTACGGGTTGGCAGCGACCAGTGAAAAACAAGTAA
- the atpE gene encoding F0F1 ATP synthase subunit C yields METLLSFSAIAVGIIVGLAALGTAIGFAILGGKFLEGAARQPEMAPMLQVKMFIIAGLLDAIPMIGVVIALLFTFANPFVGQLG; encoded by the coding sequence ATGGAAACTTTACTGAGCTTTTCTGCAATCGCCGTAGGCATTATCGTCGGTCTTGCTGCTCTTGGTACAGCGATTGGTTTCGCAATTCTTGGTGGTAAATTCCTAGAAGGTGCTGCTCGTCAACCAGAAATGGCACCTATGCTGCAAGTTAAAATGTTCATCATCGCGGGTCTACTTGATGCGATTCCAATGATCGGTGTCGTAATCGCGCTACTATTCACATTCGCGAACCCATTCGTTGGTCAATTAGGTTAA
- the atpH gene encoding F0F1 ATP synthase subunit delta: MSDLTTIARPYAKAAFDFAVEKEQLDQWSQMLSFAAEVVQNAQMKELLASSMSAEKMAEIIVVVCGEQVDAHCQNLLKVMAENGRLKALPDVSEQFFALKQEHEKKIDVEVYSATELSEEQLANIGSKLEQRLARKVKLNCSVDETLLGGVIIRAGDLVIDDSARGRLNRLSDALQS; this comes from the coding sequence ATGTCTGATTTGACTACTATCGCACGCCCCTATGCTAAAGCAGCCTTCGACTTTGCAGTGGAAAAAGAGCAACTAGACCAATGGAGTCAAATGCTCTCTTTCGCTGCTGAAGTTGTCCAAAATGCACAAATGAAAGAGCTTCTAGCAAGCTCTATGTCTGCTGAAAAAATGGCAGAAATCATTGTGGTAGTTTGTGGCGAACAAGTTGATGCACACTGCCAAAACCTATTGAAGGTGATGGCGGAGAATGGTCGATTGAAGGCCCTTCCTGATGTAAGCGAACAGTTCTTCGCTCTTAAACAAGAGCATGAGAAAAAGATCGATGTTGAAGTTTATTCAGCAACTGAACTTTCAGAAGAACAACTAGCAAATATCGGTAGCAAACTTGAGCAGCGCTTAGCGCGCAAAGTGAAGCTGAATTGCAGTGTAGACGAAACCCTACTTGGTGGGGTAATAATTCGAGCCGGAGACCTAGTCATCGATGACTCAGCGCGTGGTCGTTTGAACCGCCTGAGCGATGCATTGCAGTCTTAA
- the punC gene encoding purine nucleoside transporter PunC, which yields MNTENKVSKLQLFYLSALSMLGFIATDMYLPAFKMMEVDFATGPEQIALSLTVFLVGMASGQLLWGLASDKFGHRNTLAVGLALFTVSSLGLAFSDQVWQLLALRFVQAIGVCAPAVIWQAMVIKRYSSTSQQIFATIMPLVALSPALAPQLGVLLADSFGWHSIFYALTLMGVLLVMATLRQPQEQIETKQTSVAADIRALVSSKTYIGNVMMFATASAAFFAYLTGMPEIMAQLGYEAKDIGLSFVPQTIAFMAGGWLGKVMVAKYGDEKVLRQLIGLFSVASLMIFVASQWELSSIWPILTPFCLIAVANGAMYPIVVNRALASAKQSPATAAGLQNSLQISVSSLSSALVAALASQAQHATGIAIVICMLGMWVGYVVSNKDLSKHFTTPDNARVVSEE from the coding sequence ATGAACACTGAAAATAAAGTTTCCAAACTGCAGCTGTTTTACTTGTCAGCACTCTCAATGCTCGGCTTCATCGCCACCGATATGTATCTACCCGCTTTTAAAATGATGGAAGTCGATTTCGCCACAGGCCCTGAGCAAATTGCACTCTCTTTGACGGTATTCTTAGTCGGCATGGCAAGCGGTCAACTGTTGTGGGGATTGGCTTCAGACAAATTTGGCCACCGTAATACTCTCGCGGTTGGTTTGGCGCTATTTACCGTTTCTTCTCTTGGTCTCGCGTTTAGCGATCAAGTTTGGCAACTGCTAGCACTGCGCTTTGTTCAAGCCATTGGTGTTTGTGCACCTGCGGTAATTTGGCAAGCGATGGTCATCAAACGCTACAGCAGCACTAGCCAACAAATCTTTGCCACTATTATGCCGCTTGTTGCGCTTTCTCCAGCACTCGCCCCACAACTAGGTGTACTACTGGCAGATAGCTTTGGTTGGCACAGCATCTTTTATGCGTTAACGCTTATGGGTGTATTGCTTGTGATGGCAACGTTGCGTCAACCACAAGAGCAAATAGAAACTAAGCAAACCTCTGTCGCTGCAGATATCCGCGCTTTAGTGAGTTCAAAAACTTACATTGGTAACGTGATGATGTTTGCAACCGCTTCAGCCGCATTTTTTGCCTACCTAACAGGTATGCCTGAAATCATGGCACAACTAGGCTATGAAGCGAAAGATATTGGTCTCAGCTTCGTTCCACAAACCATCGCATTTATGGCTGGTGGTTGGCTGGGCAAAGTTATGGTTGCAAAGTACGGTGATGAAAAAGTTCTTCGTCAGTTGATCGGCCTATTTAGTGTTGCCTCATTAATGATTTTTGTCGCTTCTCAATGGGAGTTAAGTTCAATTTGGCCAATCCTAACGCCATTTTGTTTAATTGCGGTAGCAAACGGAGCAATGTACCCAATCGTGGTAAACCGAGCGCTAGCAAGTGCGAAACAAAGCCCAGCCACCGCAGCAGGATTGCAAAACAGCTTACAAATCAGTGTTAGTAGCCTATCAAGTGCTTTGGTTGCTGCACTCGCAAGCCAAGCTCAGCATGCAACTGGCATTGCGATTGTGATTTGTATGTTGGGTATGTGGGTTGGCTACGTAGTGTCAAACAAAGACCTATCGAAGCACTTTACCACACCTGATAACGCACGAGTTGTTAGTGAAGAATAG